Within candidate division KSB1 bacterium, the genomic segment TGGTAGAGGCTGATGACGTTTGAGCGCAGCCCGGTCTTCTCCAGACTCTCCTTCTCGATGGCAGCGATGGCCGCACGCCGGGCCTCCAAGGCCTGCTCTTGAGTCATCCCTTTCGTGACCGCCGCCCGTACCCGCGAGGTGACATCTTCCATGGACACCAGGACGTTTACTTCCAGGTCTGGGCACTTGAGCTCTTCTTCAGGCGTAGCGGCATAGAAGCCGGTGGCTACAAAGTCATGCTCGGGAGTGGACACCTTCTGCAGCTGGCCCACCGCGACGTGATGGTTCGTCATCACCAGTCCGTGTGGGCTGACAAAGGACCCCGATCCGCCGTCCATGAAGCGCACGCTTGCCAGGCGCACGTGGTCCAGCCACTCCTGCGTCGGGGTAAAGCCATAGCGCTCCTGGAGGAGTTTGGTGGGGGGATTATCGAGCGTCCACATCCCCTCGTCGGCGAGCCCTGCGCCCGCCATACAGGCCACAGCTAGCACCCCCAGAAACCGTCGCCACATCTTACAGTGCAATCGCATTGTGCACCTCCGTGATGGTTCCACTGCACGAATGATTGACGCTTATCGAGACCTGCTTGCGCTTCCCAATACGGCCCTGCTGTGCACAAGTTTCATTCGAAAAAGCGTCATGACTTCTTCATCCCGGCACAGAGTTCGATCAAAGCGCGTCCCATGCCTCCGATGTTGCCTATCCCCACGACTGTTGAGCCGGCACGGGCTAGGGCGGCTATCCTTTCCTGCACCTTTTGCGGCGGCACCTGGCCGAGAATCTCCAGCGGCAGACCGGCTCTTGCCAATTTCGCCAGGCGTTTCTTCATCGCCCAGGAAAGCTCGCCCACGACCAGGTAGTGATCCGCCCGCAGCAACGAGCCAAGGTGGCCGACGAGCTGTACGGTGCGCAGGGGTCTGTCGCGTCGCGCGTTCAGCACTACGATTAGCGGGCGCTCAGAGTCAGGCCGCAAGTGGAGGTGTTCAAATATGGCTGCGGTCGACTCGGCGTCGTTGGCGGCGGAGGCGTTGACAAAGCGCACGGTGCGGCCCGCCAGAGAAAGGCCCATCCAGGTGAGGGCCCCGGGGTCTGGGCGCACGCGCCCCATCCCCTGGAGCGCAACCTCGCGTTCCACCCCGAGCTGGCGGCACACAGACAGTGCGCAGGCCACGTTGGCTGGATGTTCGTAATAGTCGAAGCGGGCCATCTCCTGGGGTGAGGGATGGTCGACAGCGCGCACCACCTCCACCCGGGCCCCTTTGCGACGCGCCGCCCCGGCGAGGGAGGGCCCCAACGCCTCCTGGTGGTCCGGCCGCACATTGGTGATCACCGTGACGTGGGACTGCATCAGGTGGGACTCGAGGAATCGCTGGAGCTCCGGTGCAGTAGCCATGCACTCCGCCACCAGGGCATGGGCCTTAAGCTGCGCTGCGCGGCGCGTTACGTGGAGCTGCTCGCGCACATTGGCCGGCCCGCGCCGATGGACTTCCTGCTCATGGCCATCGGGCAGGATCAGCCGCCGGGCGCTGCCGGTGGTCTTCGCCACTGCGCGCATGCCCGCCCCATTGAGCCCGGCGGCAATGAGGCGGGTCACCCAGGACTTGCCCCGCGTGCCGTTGACGTGCTCCCGGCCGTGAATCGCCCGCAGCGCACGACCGTGCGCCCAGCGCTCCGCAGTGCCTGCGGCAACGAGTACCGCAGTCAACACAAGAACAAGGTCCAAGTGTCACTCCTTGCCTCGCAATCCGGTGCACTATACGCAAATTGGGGGAGAAAATCAAGGGGAAAGATTGGGAAATTCAGAGGTGACAGAGGCGGGTCGGCTGCAGTCACCGACCGGCCATCAGGAGGGCTCAGTACACCAGCGTCATCTTGCGCACCTGCACCACCTGCCCGGCACGCAGGCGACAGAAGTAGACCCCTGCAGGAACTCGCACGCCATCATCGCCGCGGCCGTCCCACACCACCGAGTAATGGCCGGGCGCCCGGTGCTCATCGGCCAGCAGCCGCACTCTGCGCCCGCTCACGTCAAACACCTCC encodes:
- a CDS encoding Mur ligase family protein, which translates into the protein MDLVLVLTAVLVAAGTAERWAHGRALRAIHGREHVNGTRGKSWVTRLIAAGLNGAGMRAVAKTTGSARRLILPDGHEQEVHRRGPANVREQLHVTRRAAQLKAHALVAECMATAPELQRFLESHLMQSHVTVITNVRPDHQEALGPSLAGAARRKGARVEVVRAVDHPSPQEMARFDYYEHPANVACALSVCRQLGVEREVALQGMGRVRPDPGALTWMGLSLAGRTVRFVNASAANDAESTAAIFEHLHLRPDSERPLIVVLNARRDRPLRTVQLVGHLGSLLRADHYLVVGELSWAMKKRLAKLARAGLPLEILGQVPPQKVQERIAALARAGSTVVGIGNIGGMGRALIELCAGMKKS